A stretch of the Aggregatibacter sp. HMT-949 genome encodes the following:
- the cgtA gene encoding Obg family GTPase CgtA — MKFIDESLIRVEAGDGGNGCVSFRREKFIPKGGPDGGDGGDGGDVYLVADENLNTLIDYRFNKRFAAERGENGRSSDCTGRRGKDIILPVPVGTRAIDNDTKETLGDLTKHGQKMLVAKGGYHGLGNTRFKSSVNRAPRQKTMGTPGEKRDLRLELMLLADVGMLGLPNAGKSTFIRAVSAAKPKVADYPFTTLVPSLGVVKVDDANSFVVADIPGLIEGAADGAGLGIRFLKHLERCRVLIHLVDINPIDGSDPADNMAIIEAELFRYSEKLAEKPTWLVFNKIDTMSDEEARERAEDIVERLGWDGDYYLISAATGKNVPVLCRDIMDFIIAHPREAEVPESAPEEVKFKWEDYHQEQLAEHQVDDEDWDDDWTEEDDEGVEFIYKP, encoded by the coding sequence ATGAAATTTATTGATGAATCCCTCATCCGCGTGGAAGCGGGCGACGGCGGCAACGGTTGCGTGAGTTTTCGTCGTGAAAAATTTATCCCGAAAGGCGGGCCGGACGGCGGCGATGGTGGCGACGGTGGTGACGTGTATTTAGTGGCAGACGAAAATCTTAACACGTTAATCGACTACCGCTTTAACAAACGCTTTGCTGCCGAACGCGGTGAAAACGGTCGTAGTTCGGATTGTACCGGCCGTCGCGGTAAAGACATTATTTTACCGGTGCCGGTGGGCACGCGCGCCATTGACAACGACACCAAAGAAACTTTGGGCGATCTCACCAAACACGGACAAAAAATGTTGGTGGCAAAAGGCGGTTATCACGGTTTAGGCAACACCCGTTTCAAATCTTCTGTAAATCGCGCGCCACGTCAAAAAACCATGGGGACGCCGGGTGAAAAACGCGATTTGCGTTTAGAATTAATGTTGCTCGCAGATGTAGGTATGCTTGGTTTACCAAATGCGGGAAAATCGACATTTATTCGTGCCGTTTCCGCCGCCAAACCGAAAGTGGCGGATTATCCGTTCACCACCTTGGTGCCGAGCCTCGGCGTGGTGAAAGTGGACGACGCGAACAGTTTCGTGGTGGCGGATATTCCGGGCTTAATTGAAGGCGCGGCGGACGGCGCGGGCTTAGGCATTCGTTTCTTGAAACACTTGGAACGTTGTCGCGTGTTAATTCATCTGGTGGATATTAACCCGATTGACGGTTCCGATCCGGCGGATAACATGGCGATTATTGAAGCGGAATTGTTCCGATACAGCGAAAAACTCGCCGAAAAACCGACTTGGTTGGTGTTCAATAAAATCGACACCATGAGCGATGAAGAAGCGCGTGAACGCGCCGAAGACATCGTCGAGCGTCTTGGCTGGGACGGTGATTATTACCTCATTTCCGCCGCCACCGGTAAAAACGTGCCGGTGTTATGTCGCGATATTATGGACTTCATTATTGCTCACCCACGCGAAGCCGAGGTGCCGGAAAGCGCACCGGAAGAAGTGAAATTCAAATGGGAAGATTATCACCAAGAACAACTTGCCGAACATCAAGTGGATGACGAAGATTGGGACGATGATTGGACGGAAGAAGATGACGAAGGCGTTGAGTTTATTTATAAGCCTTGA
- the arcA gene encoding two-component system response regulator ArcA → MAAPQILIVEDEAVTRNTLKGIFEAEGYVVLEAEEGEQMHRVLKNNSVDLVVMDINLPGKNGLLLARELREYANLPLIFLTGRDNEVDKILGLEIGADDYLTKPFNPRELTIRARNLLHRVMVQHEKENRNGREFYRFNGWTLNLNSHNLINPEGEEFKLPRSEFRAMLHFCENPGKLQTREELLMKMTGRELKPQDRTVDVTIRRIRKHFEDHPGTPEIIATVHGEGYRFCGEIE, encoded by the coding sequence ATGGCAGCACCGCAAATTCTTATTGTTGAAGATGAAGCCGTGACCCGCAATACATTGAAAGGGATTTTCGAAGCGGAAGGTTACGTCGTGCTTGAAGCCGAAGAAGGGGAACAAATGCACCGAGTATTAAAAAATAATTCGGTTGATTTGGTAGTAATGGACATTAATTTGCCCGGTAAAAACGGTTTATTATTGGCGCGCGAATTACGCGAATACGCCAATTTGCCGCTAATTTTTTTAACCGGTCGCGATAACGAAGTGGATAAAATTTTAGGTTTAGAAATCGGTGCTGATGATTATCTCACCAAACCTTTTAACCCACGCGAACTTACCATCCGCGCGCGAAATTTGTTGCACCGCGTGATGGTGCAACACGAAAAAGAAAACCGAAACGGACGAGAATTTTATCGTTTTAACGGTTGGACATTGAATTTAAACAGCCATAATTTAATCAATCCGGAAGGCGAAGAATTTAAATTGCCACGCAGCGAATTTCGTGCCATGTTACATTTCTGTGAAAACCCGGGCAAATTGCAAACCCGCGAAGAATTGTTGATGAAAATGACTGGGCGCGAGTTAAAACCGCAAGATCGTACGGTGGACGTCACGATTCGTCGCATCCGCAAACATTTTGAAGATCACCCCGGCACGCCTGAAATTATCGCCACGGTGCACGGCGAAGGTTATCGTTTCTGTGGCGAAATCGAATAA
- the smpB gene encoding SsrA-binding protein SmpB, which translates to MTKKKLKPGSNTIALNKRARHDYFIEDEIEAGLELQGWEVKSMRAGKANISDSYIIFKNGEVYLFGATIQPLSLASTHVVCDPTRTRKLLLKQRELESLFGKSSRDGFTIVALSLYWKGAWAKIKIGLAKGKKQHDKRDDIKDREWKVAKERIMKNARRG; encoded by the coding sequence ATGACAAAGAAAAAACTAAAACCGGGTTCAAACACCATTGCACTGAATAAACGCGCACGCCACGATTATTTTATTGAAGACGAAATCGAAGCCGGACTTGAATTGCAAGGCTGGGAAGTCAAATCCATGCGCGCCGGCAAAGCAAATATCAGCGACAGCTACATTATTTTCAAAAATGGAGAGGTTTATTTGTTCGGCGCGACCATTCAGCCGTTAAGTTTGGCTTCAACCCATGTAGTATGCGATCCAACGCGGACGCGTAAACTTTTGTTAAAGCAACGCGAACTTGAATCGCTGTTCGGCAAATCCAGCCGCGATGGGTTCACCATCGTCGCGCTTTCCCTTTATTGGAAAGGCGCATGGGCAAAAATTAAAATCGGTTTAGCAAAAGGGAAGAAACAACACGACAAACGCGATGATATTAAAGACCGTGAATGGAAAGTCGCAAAAGAGCGAATTATGAAAAATGCGCGTCGCGGCTAA
- a CDS encoding protein-disulfide reductase DsbD gives MKKFFLIFSLFFTAFATQAGLLDKSQTTFLKVEDAFPLSIQLSPDKHQLHVHWNTVDGYYLYQDKISVATVEQTLAVTFAQPPEIHQDPYFGAVNVFTKPLDATFSAANALAPEDRIEIRYQGCTDGFCYPPEIKSLRVGDLITSAQTFEKTGARSIAEQPLSAPQDQLAAGLFRHKYAVLGFFLLGLGLAFTPCVLPMLPLLSAIVIGRQNRPNMARAFSLSFLYVQGMALTYTLLGLAVAAIGLPFQIALQHPYVMIALSVMFVFLSLSMFGVFTLQLPSSLQTKLNALSQKQTSGAFGGAFFMGMIAGLVASPCTSAPLSGALLYVAQSGDLFTGAVTLYLLALGMGVPLMLITLFGNKILPQSGEWMNTVKSTFGFVMLALPVFLLSRILPEGWEPRLWALLATTFFVWFALQMPKKGFAYALKVLSLVCAVIAAQPLQTLVWQGSNAVLYTTSNGEVEPVKFHRIESLQELEQALANNPHKLAMLDLYADWCVACKEFEKYTFRHEKVQQAFNNLLLLQVDMTRNGEENKAIMERYQVLGLPTILFLDKAGNELANSRVTGFMDAPTFLNWIEKLGF, from the coding sequence ATGAAAAAATTTTTCCTTATTTTTAGCCTGTTTTTTACTGCATTCGCGACACAAGCGGGCTTATTGGATAAATCTCAAACAACCTTTTTAAAAGTAGAAGACGCTTTTCCACTTTCCATCCAACTTTCCCCCGATAAACATCAGTTACATGTCCACTGGAATACGGTGGACGGCTATTATTTGTATCAAGATAAAATTAGCGTAGCTACTGTAGAACAGACACTTGCGGTGACGTTTGCGCAACCGCCGGAAATTCATCAGGATCCTTATTTCGGCGCAGTGAACGTATTCACCAAACCGCTAGATGCGACTTTCTCCGCTGCAAACGCCCTTGCTCCGGAGGACCGCATTGAAATCCGTTACCAAGGCTGCACCGATGGGTTTTGTTATCCGCCGGAAATAAAATCTTTACGTGTGGGCGATTTAATTACGTCAGCGCAGACTTTTGAAAAAACGGGCGCACGTTCAATTGCCGAACAGCCGTTGTCGGCGCCGCAAGATCAACTTGCTGCCGGTTTGTTTCGGCATAAATACGCAGTGTTAGGCTTTTTCCTGCTTGGTTTAGGCTTAGCTTTCACGCCTTGCGTATTACCGATGTTGCCGTTGTTGTCGGCAATTGTGATCGGCCGGCAAAATCGCCCGAATATGGCGCGTGCCTTTTCCTTGAGTTTCCTTTACGTGCAAGGTATGGCGCTCACTTATACGTTGCTCGGTTTGGCGGTCGCCGCCATAGGGCTGCCGTTTCAAATCGCCTTGCAACATCCTTACGTAATGATCGCGCTATCGGTCATGTTCGTTTTCCTCTCACTTTCTATGTTCGGCGTGTTTACGTTGCAATTACCGAGTTCTCTACAAACCAAGCTGAACGCTTTAAGCCAAAAACAAACCTCCGGCGCATTCGGCGGCGCATTCTTCATGGGCATGATTGCGGGCTTGGTTGCGTCGCCTTGTACATCGGCGCCGCTTTCCGGTGCGTTGCTGTATGTAGCGCAAAGCGGTGATTTATTTACCGGCGCCGTCACCTTGTATTTATTGGCGCTTGGCATGGGCGTGCCGTTGATGCTGATTACGCTGTTCGGTAACAAAATTTTGCCGCAATCCGGCGAATGGATGAACACGGTGAAAAGTACTTTCGGTTTTGTAATGCTCGCCTTGCCGGTATTTTTACTTTCGCGCATTTTGCCGGAAGGCTGGGAACCGCGTTTGTGGGCATTATTGGCGACGACGTTCTTTGTTTGGTTTGCGCTGCAAATGCCGAAAAAGGGTTTCGCTTATGCGCTGAAAGTTTTGTCTTTGGTTTGCGCCGTGATTGCTGCGCAACCTCTGCAAACCCTTGTCTGGCAAGGCTCCAATGCGGTGCTCTACACGACTTCCAATGGCGAAGTTGAGCCTGTGAAATTCCACCGCATTGAAAGCCTGCAAGAACTGGAGCAAGCCTTGGCGAATAATCCACACAAACTGGCGATGTTGGATCTTTATGCCGATTGGTGCGTCGCCTGTAAAGAGTTTGAAAAATACACGTTTCGCCATGAAAAAGTGCAACAAGCCTTTAATAATCTGTTATTGCTTCAAGTGGATATGACTCGAAACGGTGAAGAAAATAAAGCCATTATGGAACGTTATCAAGTACTGGGTTTGCCGACGATTTTATTTCTTGATAAAGCCGGCAATGAGCTCGCAAATAGCCGCGTAACAGGTTTTATGGATGCGCCGACATTTTTAAATTGGATTGAAAAATTGGGTTTTTAA